AAAATGAGAGAAGAATGGAAGACTGCTAAGGGCAAGGACTTTGATATCAAAGAATATCATGGCTTCGTTCTCGGAAAAGGTTCACTTCCTTTAGAGATCTTAGAGCTAACTTCTAAAGAAGAACTAGGACTTACCTCTAAGAACTGATTAGTCTGGATTGTGATTCAAGGTCTTAGACTTTCCTGCGGGAAAGGATTGTACAATCGCAGAATGTAAGAAATCTCTAGCCTTTCCTACAGCAGAAGAAATAGATTCTCCTTGCCCAAGATAAGAAGCAATCGCCGAAGAATAAGTGCATCCTGTTCCATGAGGATTAAAATCCTGAACAAAAGGCTTAGAATAAGAAAGACTTTCTCCATTCGGAAAACTTAATATATCTAAGGCCTCGGCAGAATGTTTAAGATGACCGCCTTTCAATAAGACAGGCACTCCTAATTTTTTAGAAAGGGATATTGCCTCTGGTTTCATCTCTTGGGAAGTTTGAATTTCTCCTGATCCTAGGATTTTTGCTTCATCTAGATTTGGAGTAACTATTCCAGCCATCGGCAATAATTCTTGGATGAGTGAAGAGATTGCTTCGTCTTGTAGAAGTTTGGCTCCACTAGTCGCAACCATGACCGGATCCACGACTAAATGAAAGTCTTGGCCTTTCGCTCTATACTCTTTTAGGATTCTCGAAACCGTTCGGATCAGGCTCTCTGAGAATAGCATTCCTGTTTTCACAGCTTTCACAGGAAAATAAGAAAAGACTGCACGCATTTGTTTTTCAAGAAAGCCTGCGTCCACTTCTAAGATGCCAGTGACTCCATCTGGATTTTGAGCAGTAAGACAGGTAATCACGGAGGTACCGAAACTTCCCGTGCTATTGAATGTTTTCAGATCCGCTTGGATTCCTGCGCCTCCTCCTGAGTCGGAGCCTGCGATCGTTAATACTACCGGTTTTGACATGAGTTCTCTTACGTTCAAGGCCAGCCGAATAGATCCCAATCGACTGTTTCTTCTCTAGAGAATTTGATTCCTTCGGATTCTAAAAGTTTTTTTTGTAAAATTGCTCTAGGAGCATCGCCTCTAAAGGAAATTTTTCCCTGGCTATTGATGACTCTTTGCCACGGGATCTTTTGCTCCTGCCCTTTCTTGAGGGAATTCAATGCATAGCCAACCGCTCTGGCAGCTCTAGGTTTACCTGCCAAGACTGCGATCCGTCCATAACTAGTGACTCTTCCCTTAGGCACCTTCTTTACGATTTTATAAACTTGTTCGTAAAAGTTCGGGATCTTTTCTTGTACAGCCTTCTTAGTTGGCTTCGATCTCATACTGCAGATCTTTCCATCGGACTTGCGTCATTGCTAGGCTGTGGAGGTCTTAGAGGCAATTCCACTTTGAAGACGGTTCGTCCTGGCGAAGAATCCACAGTAATCTTGCCCTTATGTTTTTCTACGATTCCTTTTACGATCCCAAGGCCTAGTCCGGATCCTTCTCCTTGGTCCTTAGTGGTAAAGAATGGATCCCAGATCCTATCTTTGATAGAAGAATCGATCCCCGGGCCGTCATCCTGGACTTCTATAGTTACAGTCTCTCCGGAAGAATAAACTGAGAGCTCAATCACTCCCTGTCCTCGTATCGCCTGGTTTGCGTTTTGGATCAGATTGGTCCAGACTTGATTCAACTCATCCGGATTACAGACAACTCTAGGGATCGGAGAGAAGTTCTTTTTCACTTCTACTCCGTACTTCAACTGGTTGTTCATGATCACTAAAGTATTCTCAATCCCTTCGATCAGATCGGCATTGGTAAATGATTTGCTCTGATCCAAGTGAGAATAGTATTTCAAGGCTTTGACGATACGAACGATGTTCCGGATTGAATATTTGATGTTCTTAATATTTCGATTCGTATTAGAAGCATGCTTGAGCATTTCATATCCGGATTTAGCGCTTTCTCCCTGGATCAATACCTCATAGATATACTTGCGCACTTCCATAATATCATTTTCGATAATGAAAGAAGAAACTTCGCCGGCAAAAGAAGGATCGACTCCGATCTGAACCATCTCTTCTTTCACTTCCTTTTTCACCCGGAACTTATCTTTGGATTCCATAGGTTGATTTTTCTTTCTGTCTCTCAGGATATGAAGAAGAGCAACTTCGAAGGATTTACGTAGCTTTTTATTCCGAGCAAATTTAACGATCTCGAATACGTTTTTCACTATATAGTTCATATTCGATTCTAGATTGTCCGCAGAACCGTTGATCACTCCGGCGGGAGTATTGATCTCATGAGCGATCCCTGCAACCATGGTTCCTAAAGAAGCCATCTTCTCGGACATGATCAACTGGGATTGTGCGCTTTCTAATTCTTGTGTTCTATGACGGACTTTCTCTTCTAAGGTTTCGGTTAGCTCTATTAATCTTTCATAAAAAATAGAATTGGATAAAGACATCACAGAAACGGAGCGCATCTCATTCAGCTTTTCTAATTCGGAACTAGTATATCTTCGTCCGTCAGATCTTGGGCCTAGAACAAGCATTCCTAAAAGGCTTTTGTTTAAGATAAATGGTACTAATAGATCTGCTTTTGTTTTTGCGGAGAAAGCGAGTGCATGCTCTTTGATCTGGAGGAACTTAGCATTCTCGATGAATTCCTCAGAATAAAAGATCTTATCGTGTTCGGTGATCCAGAGTAGAAAAGGATCGAAGATATAAAAATGATCCTCTCCCTCTTGGTTCGGATAAGGTGAGAATTTTCCAAGGTCCTCTTTCCAAAGATATATCTTGCATCTGGTAGTATTGATGATACTGGGCAAGAATTTCAGGATTTTCTCGCAAACGCTTTCGGTGATGTTGGTTGCAATCAAATCGCTCTTGAATTTATCTAACGAAGAAAGGTATTTTACGTATTCCTGGTCCTTTATGTTTAATTTGGAAAGAGCCGAAGATAAATTCCAATTCGTGCTGAATTCATTGAACCAGACCCAGACAAAAACAGCTCCTAAGGTTGTGAATGGAAGGCTGATCAGAAGGGCCGTGGTTCGATTCGCATCCAGCGAACTGAAATCCAAAGCGATAATTAATGCCGATTGCAAAAGGAATGCGGCTAAAACGAGACCTACTATGGGTCCGAATTTGCGTATGATTTTCATCGCTTGCCCGTAAAATTAGGCTTAAGAATGTCAACTTCCACAATTCCAGTAAAGGAGTTTTTTACGATCGCGCGGGTCTTCGGCGCGTTCTACGATTTGTATTCTCTCGAAAGAGGAAGGGTTCGAGCTGTTTTAAGAGGAAGGCTCAGAAATTTTGCCGCAAAGGAAAGGCATCCTTTCGTAGTCGGTGATCGGGTCCAAGCCATGGAATCCGGAGGTGAATGGGCCATAGAGGAGAGATTACCTCGTAAGAATGAACTTCTTCGAAAGAGCAAGGAAGGGGACGCTCAAGTTCTCTGTGCGAACGTGGATCAGGTCGCGGTCCTAGCCTCTTTGAAAAATCCGGAAACCAAGGACGGATTCTTAGATAGATGTCTTGCTGCGGTCCATCTTGCAGGAGTTATTCCTCTCATCGTATTTACGAAATCCGATTTGGTGGATCAGGAAACGGTGGCGCATAGAGCCTCCGTCTATCAAAATTTAGGTTATGAAGTCTTAACAGTTTCCTGTCAGACCGGCCAAGGTCTAGACGAATTGCATTCCAGGTTTTCGTCTAAAACTACTTACTTGGTGGGAAATTCGGGCGTAGGAAAATCTAGCTTAGTAAACGTCTTATCGGATAGAGAGTTGCAAAAGACCTCCCAAATCAGTCTTTCCACGAAGAAAGGTAAGCATACGACCACGAATTCCAATTTTTTGGTGCTCGATAATAATATAATATTAATCGACTCTCCCGGGATCAAAGAGTGGGGTATTCTCCATCTTTCCAAAGGGGAAATTTTGGATAGCTTTCCGGAATTAAGGAAGCATAAAGAGTTATGCGACATTTCCGATTGTTGTGATGCAGGGCCTGGGTGCAAAATGTTGCTTTCTTTAAACCAAGAAGCCGATATTACGATTGAAAGGAAGAAAAGCTTGGAATCTATGCTTGCCAGCTTGGAAAACCCGTTTAGAATTACACGTAGGGACCACTTAAAAAATGAAAGTAAGCCCTAAATCCTTAGAGTACAATTCGATCGAAGAAGTAATGAACTTCGTGAGGGATTACGGTACGGGAAATATGTTACGTTTCCTGAATGCTATCGAAGATAATAGCGGCAACGTACTCGTAAAGGAAGAGGTCCAAGTCAAAGAGTCTGCTTTAGCAAGACTGAAAGAAATCAAAGGCCAATACAACCCTGAATTCAAGATCAAACTAACCAGAGAACTTATCGGCCAGATCCAGGATAAACTCTGCGAAAAGATCGTCCTACAACTCAGAACTACGGATAAGAAATTCCTAAAGTTCATGTATGAAGAAAATACCTTCAATTACAAAGGTATCATACGAAACGCATTATCCAATAAAAAGCATCTTCTATCATTATTCAAGGTCTACGAAGTAAATCCAAACTTCTTCAAACATATATGTGAATTAGGACTTCTCGCTCTTGGGATCGTACTCATTCCGGATGCGTTGAAATATAAAATGCTTCGCCGTTATTCTTTTCTAGGCGGCGTGTTTATGGACATCGCTCGAGTTACCGGAGACAATTGGAATCGACCGTTTCCGGATGATACCGAGAAAACTAGGATCGCAAAACAATGTGCAAATTTCATGCAGAAGTTGGATCTTCCTGAGTTCGTGTGTTCTGCCGCTTCTAATCACGTTCCCTTAGGATTGCAAGATAACACCGATGTTAGTGCCATTCCCGCCAAGAAGGGAGATAGAGAGAATCCTGATGAGACCTTCTTCTCCGAGTTAATGGTAGAAGATGGCGAAAGTGATTCTGCTCCTGATGCTGCGGACGAAGAAGAAGCTGGTCTTCCGGATAAATCTGAAGATTTCCTAAGAGAGCTTCTTACAGACTCATTAAAGATTGCTCGTTATATTCATACCGTCAGTTCCTTTACACATGATAAAGAATATGTAATGGAAGAGTTAGTATACTTCCTCGCTTATAATACTACTCGAGGATACTTTAACGAATTACTCGCTAACCCACTCGTTAATCTCTTCAAACAATTTGAAGAAAACGTAAAGCGTATGCGTAAGCTCGCAGAAGTAGAAATGCAATGCCTTCATCCTCCCGCTGCTTGGGCTTATCCTAAGCCAAAAGCTAGCCAAGTTCTCTGTAAGAACAAGGTCTGGGACTGTCCGAATATCGTTCAGGGATGGGACATACATGTGATCTCTTCACAAGAAGCGTTTGGTTGGGTTGGATCCAGTTTACCTGCAGATCATTATCCAAAATGTAAATTAGAAGAAGAGCTGGATTCATTGCCTGAAATAGAGACGGTGAAAAAGGCAGAGAAGAAGTAGAATCCGTTCGATTTAAACTAATCCTAAAGGATTAGTAAGTTAGTCCCGATTGAAAACTGCCAAACGGTCATTTTTTGGAAATTTTTTTCTTACATAAATCTAAGTAATTTTAGAAAACGGCATTATACAAAGGATTCGTAAAAAAGTCCTTGTTCGTTTGTTGTATATAAAGCATTCTTAAGCTTAAAAGCGGGGGAGATAGTATGTTAAAATCAAAGAATACCCTAATCATTATATCGTTCCTTTCGATCGCTTACCTGATTGCTTGCAGTCCTAAGACTAGCAGCGACCATGTAAAGTCGGAAGCAACCGATGCGAACGCCAAGATCGTTTGGATCACTGGCGATGTTAAAATCCAATCTGCTGAAGGAGAAAGAAAAGCCGAGTTCGGACAATCTGTTTCTCCGGCCGACACGATCATTACCGGTAAAAACGGCTCTGTAGAGATTATGGTAGCTAATAGCGGTATCGTAAAAGTTTCCAAAGACACCGAGTTATCCGTCGCTGCACTTACTAGCGAAGAAGGAGCTAACGTTAAGGTGAATCTGAACTATGGAAAGATCGTTACCATGGTTCGCAAAGAGAACAAGAACTCTGATTTCCGCGTAGTAACTCCAACAGCATTAGCTGGGGTTCGTGGAACCACCTTCTTAACCTCTGTAGAGAACCCATCCGGTGGAAAACCGAATTGTGCTGAAGAGCATTGCGACGTTAAATTCGCAGTCTTAGAAGGTTCTGTTGCTGTTTCTAAAGTGGGAGAAGACGGAGAAGTCATTCTGGAGAGAAACAGAGAGATCACTCTGAAAAAGAACCAGAAATTGACTGACAAGATGATTCTTTCTCTTCGTCCTGAGTCAGTAAAACAACTCAAAGGACTGATCGTTCTGAAAAAGAATGATGTTTTAGAATATAATAATCTTGTGGACGAACTGAAAGCTTCCAGCGAAGAGCTTCGCATTTTAAGCCAAGCTTCTACTGTTGAAGAGGCTCGCACTCAATTGCAGAAACGTGAGATCTCCAAGGCGAATGCCGATGAGGTGACCAAAACTGCGAAAGAAGTGAACGAGACTAAATACGTTCAACAAGATGTTCACAAGGAAAAACTGAAATTAAACGCGAAAGAAACCTTCTAATCGAAGTTTTCTTCTTATTTTCTTCGCTTTTACCCTTTCCTTGAAATTGTAAGCCCCGCATCACAGCGGGGTTTCTCTCTTTAGATTTCTTAACAGTACTAACTCAGTTAGGTTGGATCGACTTGACCCGACTGCAGACCGAAAAATTCATCTTCTTTAAATCGAATCCTTAAGTACGGAATTAGGAAAAGATTTGCTAAATCCGTCCTCTGGAAATTTTTTTACTAGATGGGGACATCTTCTTTTCGTAATCTTAATTTACTCTCCTTAATTGTAATATTAGGAAGCGCTTGTTCTTCCGTTCAGAAATTGGACGAGCCTTCTAAGCTGATACAAGAGCCTTATTACAAACCGATCGGAGAGGCTGCCAATGTGTTTATCTACCGCGAGTCCGAAACGGATTTTAGGGTTCGCAAATCGGGACATGAGATCCCTGTGGTGGCATTCAGCCCTATTGAATATCCTAAGTCTGTGGACAATAAACTGGCTTCTTACTTTGAGCAAGAAATCGGTTTGATATGGAAGGATATCAAGTATGCAAACGCAAGAATTTCCAAAGATGCTTGGAAGAACAAAGAAACTCTAACAGACGAATTAAAGAAGAAGGAAGCGGACATCATCGTATTTGGTACGATCTCCGAATCAAATTCGGGTTGGTCTTTTAAATTTGAAATCAAAGATTCAGTCGACGACTCAAAGTTTGGAGATTTCGAACTTAGCTTTAAGAAGCCGGTCTCAACGGAAGAAGTGGGCAACTGGACCCAAGCAATCTTCTGGAAGGCTTCCGATAGAATTATTTCTCTCGAAACAAAGCAAACCACAGTGCCAGTCTGGGATCGCAAACCGGATCTTTCTCGAATCAAAGAGATCGTAAATTCTTCCGTAAAAGGTCTTCTGAATGTTCGTGCGTCCTCTAGCGACACAGAGATCCTTTGGAAAGGAAAATCCTTGGGTTCCGCTCCTCTTCTGGATATTCCAGTTTCGGAAGGTATCCAAGAGATCCAGCTCGTTCTAAAAGGCAAGAAGCCGATCACTAAGACAATTCAAGTCCGAGCAGGAAAGAAAAATTATTTATTCCATGAGTGGGAAGAAGACAAAACTCTCGGCGCTGCGAAAGTGATCAGTGTGCCGAACGGATTGTCGGTTTCTATAGATGGATACAAACAAGGAGAAACTCCCTTCTACCGAAGCAATCTGACTCCAGGTGCATATCAATTAGAACTTCTAAAAGAAAATGCGGACGGAGCTTATGTGTATTATGAAGGAGTCTTGGATGTAAAACCGGACAAGGTCGCAGAACTTGCTCTTCCTTATACTGGTCAAGATCTTCTCTCCGAATCTGAGTTTTGGAAACCATCTGGCGAAATTGGCTTCTCTGCTATCGGTCCGAAAGGATTGGAATTCGCAAAAAAGAAAAATCTTCCGAATGGATGGAATGGCGCTTATTCTTTGCCTTTCATTCCTGAAGAAATGGATCTAGAAGGATACTTTCTTCTTCCTGTAGATCATAAAGAGGGTTCTGTTGCAGTGACCTTTCATTTCCAGGGACTCTCTCTGGGAATAGAAGCCGGTAAGGAAAAAGTCTCCATCTTTCAATTTCCTTCCGACGGAAAAACATTAGGAACTTATAAATACAAAGACGTGGATAAGGATGTGGGCCGTCCCTTCTCCTTTAAAGCCGATCCGAAAACGAAAAAACTCTCTCTCTATCTCGGCCAAGACAAGGTCTGGGAAGGAAATCTTCCTGTAGGAGGACTCTGGACAATTTCCGTATTAACTCGAGGAGAAGAGTTCAGAGAAAAAGCTCCATTGAAAGATTTAAAGATTCTTTATAAAGGATACAAGTGATGAATCGCAAGCTAATCTATCTTATCTCATTTTTATTCGTAATTCTTTTTGGGATCAACTGTGCTTCTAAGGATTTTCGCAAATCCAACGCGCAGGATGCAATCTTAGAAAAGGATATAATTTCACGCCAAAAACTGAAGCAAGCATCTAAGCTCATCAATGAAGGAAACTCTGCCTTCCAAAAGGAAAAATTCGAGTTAGCCTTATCTAAAGGAAAAGATGCGGTAAACACGTATCCAACTGCAGAAGGATATTATTTGATCGGTTCTTCGCAATATCGTTTAGGCAAACCGGAAGAAGCGATTGGTTCTCTTAAAAAGGGAACAGAACTCGATCCTGAGAACGAGCAAATCCTCCTAACACTGGGAATTATTTATACTTCGCAGGGAGCGAACAACGAAGCGATCGATGCGTACTCTAAATTAGAAAAGCTCCCCAAGGTAGATGGATCTTCTTATACATTTAAGAAGGCTGTATTACTCAAGACGATTGGTAAATACGCAGATGCCTATTCTTCTTTAAAATCGATCCCGGAAGATAAGTTCAAATTCAAAGCCCAGCTTTATATGCAATTAGGGGACACTGCAGTCCAGCTGAAAGAATATGAAGCCGCAGAATCTTATTTCGAAAAGGCTAGAAATGTCGATCCTGAGCTAGCTTCTGCAAAACAATCCGCTTCTGCGACTAAGGTTGCTTCTTCATTAGAAAAAGGGAATGCTGCTTTGAAGGCAAAGAATTACAAAGAGGCAGTTCAACATTTTACCTTTGCGACTCAATTGGATCCAAAGAATCCTTCTCCGTATGTCTTTTTAGGGAACGCTAAAATTTTATCCGGAGACAGTGACGGAGCTATCAAAGCATTTGAAACTTCCCTTAAGCTCAAGGCGGATTATTGGGAAGGCTATTCTGGATTAGCCTCAGCTTACAGCAAGTCAGGAAATCATCCTAAAGCGATCGCAGTTTTAGAAAAAGCGATCCCATTCTTTCCTAAAAATGCGGCGATCTACAACCAGATCGGTTTGAACCAAAAGTCTTTGGGAGAAAATGCAAAGGCAATGGTTTCCTTTACAAAGGCGAGGGAATTGGATCCGAATTATAAAGAGCCTGTTTTGAATCTAGTATATCTTCTTGCCTCCGAGAATCGATACAAGACTGCCAGAAATGAATTAGAAAAACTGAAACAAGATGACGAGATAAAAAAAGTCCAAGTCTTCTTGGATGTTTCAGAACTAATCAATGAAGGAGATTTACGTCTTCGTAAAGGAGATACTAAATCAGCCAAGGCGTCTTTTGATAAGGCAAAAGCTAAGGACAGTGATGACCCAAGCGTTTATACTGCGTACGGACGTTTGTATCAGATCTCCGGCGATTCTAAGCAATCGGAACAGAACTATTTAAAGGCTCTTACTTTGCAAAAAGGGAATCTTCTCGCTTTGCAAGGACTGATCCGTCTGTATTCCGCACAGAAAAACCAAACTAAAGTGAATCAATATACCAAAGAACTCGAGGCAGTTACCGGCAATGATCCTATTTCTGGAATTATAATCGCAAGAACCTACGAGGACAAAAAGGAATTTGAAAAGGCGGAGAATGTTTATAAAGGCTTACTCAAAAAGTATCCTGATAACGAGTCCGTACATTTCAGATTGGCTTATCTCTACTATAAGATCGCGTTAGAAGAGAATGAAAAGGCAAATTATGATTCTGCTACTTCCTGGTTGGCCAAAGCAGAAAAACTAACAAAGGATCTACCAGAAATAGCGGAAGCTAGACAAACCATCGAGCAAAACCGAAAGTTTGCAGAGGTGGTCCCTACGATCCAGAAGGCAAACAGGTTCTTTGATTCAAAGGCGTATGAAAAGGCTCTTCCGCTATATCAATCCGCGTATGATAAAACGAAAAAGCTGACCTTATACATTAAGATGGCTGAATGTTATCTCGCTATGGGAATGGAGGAGAAGGGAATCCATTTATTGGAAAACTCTCCTGATGCTTCCAAAAATCTAGCGGCTCAGGAAGCGATCAATGCGTTCCTCTTAAGAAAGGGTGAGATAGAGAATGCAGAGAAGGGCTTCCATAAGATCCTAGAAAAGAAGCCTGATTCGTATTATAGTCATTATCAGTTGGGAATTATCTCTCTTCAGAAGAAAAACTATGACTCTGCAATCGAATCCTTTAATCGCTCATGGCTATTGAATTCCGAGTTCACTGCCTCCAGAATAGGAAAAGGAATCGCATTCTATAACCAAGGCAAGGGCAAAGAAGCAAAAGAAGAATTTGAAAGTGCAATGAAGGCGGATACGGAAAATGAGCTGGCTCCGTATAATATCGGAATTGTGCTCTTTAACGATAATCTTTTGGATCAGTCTGTAAACATATTCAAGGACATCATTAAAAAGAATCCTGACTTCCCGGATGCGTACTTTCAACTTTCTTATATTTACTTTAAGAAAGGAGACTTGGAAGCAGCGGATGCGGAGATCGTGAAAGCGATCGATTTAGAAAGGGATGAAAAGTTCTTACACGCAAGGATCCGTATTTTATCCGAGCTTAGACTTAAGAACCCGAGCAACCCTGATTACAAACGTCTGTCTTTAGAATTAGGAAGAGAGCTTGCGGAGAAGTATCCGAATTCTCCTTATTCCAGCACTGCTGAGAAGCTGGTTCTTTCCGATTCAGATACTCCGGTTATCGTACAACCTTTCCCGAACAGAGGATCTCTAGTAGGAGTTCCAGTTATCGTAAACGATTTGCTTCTGATGAATTATGGATCTTCTATCGAAGCGTTGGACAAGAATAGAGCCATTCGACTTTGGAGGATCACTAGCGGGAAGCCTTTCAAAAATGTCTTAGCAGATCGTAGAGTTTATGCATTTACAGATAAGACTCTAGAGGTACGAGATCAAAACTCAGGATCCGTTTTCAACACGATCAATCTAACAGGAACATTTAAGAAAGCTGCAGTTGCAGGAGATCGTATCTTGGTAGAAACAGAATCGGCTGGCAAAAGAACTTTGACTAGCTATTCGGATGCTTTCGAAGAAAGTAAATCTTTCTCCTTGGATTCAAAGACTTGGTCCGCTTCTAAGAAAGGTCAGATCTTCTTGGTATCTTCCGGACAGAAGGAAGATAAGATCTTATATACCGATTCTAAGTTCTCAAGAGATCCAGAGCAAGCTTGGACCGGCAAAACCGATCCGAAATTACTAGGGGGAACTGACGAAGGTGCTTTCTATAGAACTGATAAGGAGATCCTTTACGTTTCCGCAAATGGTAAAGTCACCAAGTCGGATCTTAAGGATAGGTCTGCATCTCTCTTTAGTGTTCGAGGAAACTCTCTTTGGTTTACCGGAAGTGATAAAGTCTATAGGATCGACGCAGGTTCTTCTTCGGTTGCGGAACTCAAGATCGAAGATAAATCTGTAGAAGGTCTTTTGCCTGGTAAGAAGAAGGATGTGATAGTATTATATAAAGATAATACTGCAGTTAGGTATGGAGAAAAGGGAGAAGTAGTCTGGACCTATAAACTGGCCCAGGATAACGACAACGTTTACTCCCTACTCTATCATTGATAGAACAAGGATCAGATCTTGGTCCGATCTAAATAATAAATGCGGGAGCCTGCCTCCCGCTTCTCTTCTTCGAAATACGAGATCGGAAAACCTTCTCTGGTTAAAGAGAATTCATGATCTTCTTGCTTAAATCTAGAATCATCTCTAAAAAATCGAATTCCTCTGCGAGCATACGGGCCATAATCCGTTGCAAAATGGAATTTTCCTCCTTGTCGGAGAAGGAAATGGACTGTATCTAAGAATCTTGGATTGAGGGTTCT
Above is a window of Leptospira semungkisensis DNA encoding:
- the thiD gene encoding bifunctional hydroxymethylpyrimidine kinase/phosphomethylpyrimidine kinase encodes the protein MSKPVVLTIAGSDSGGGAGIQADLKTFNSTGSFGTSVITCLTAQNPDGVTGILEVDAGFLEKQMRAVFSYFPVKAVKTGMLFSESLIRTVSRILKEYRAKGQDFHLVVDPVMVATSGAKLLQDEAISSLIQELLPMAGIVTPNLDEAKILGSGEIQTSQEMKPEAISLSKKLGVPVLLKGGHLKHSAEALDILSFPNGESLSYSKPFVQDFNPHGTGCTYSSAIASYLGQGESISSAVGKARDFLHSAIVQSFPAGKSKTLNHNPD
- a CDS encoding MGMT family protein, producing MRSKPTKKAVQEKIPNFYEQVYKIVKKVPKGRVTSYGRIAVLAGKPRAARAVGYALNSLKKGQEQKIPWQRVINSQGKISFRGDAPRAILQKKLLESEGIKFSREETVDWDLFGWP
- a CDS encoding sensor histidine kinase, yielding MKIIRKFGPIVGLVLAAFLLQSALIIALDFSSLDANRTTALLISLPFTTLGAVFVWVWFNEFSTNWNLSSALSKLNIKDQEYVKYLSSLDKFKSDLIATNITESVCEKILKFLPSIINTTRCKIYLWKEDLGKFSPYPNQEGEDHFYIFDPFLLWITEHDKIFYSEEFIENAKFLQIKEHALAFSAKTKADLLVPFILNKSLLGMLVLGPRSDGRRYTSSELEKLNEMRSVSVMSLSNSIFYERLIELTETLEEKVRHRTQELESAQSQLIMSEKMASLGTMVAGIAHEINTPAGVINGSADNLESNMNYIVKNVFEIVKFARNKKLRKSFEVALLHILRDRKKNQPMESKDKFRVKKEVKEEMVQIGVDPSFAGEVSSFIIENDIMEVRKYIYEVLIQGESAKSGYEMLKHASNTNRNIKNIKYSIRNIVRIVKALKYYSHLDQSKSFTNADLIEGIENTLVIMNNQLKYGVEVKKNFSPIPRVVCNPDELNQVWTNLIQNANQAIRGQGVIELSVYSSGETVTIEVQDDGPGIDSSIKDRIWDPFFTTKDQGEGSGLGLGIVKGIVEKHKGKITVDSSPGRTVFKVELPLRPPQPSNDASPMERSAV
- the rsgA gene encoding ribosome small subunit-dependent GTPase A; translated protein: MSTSTIPVKEFFTIARVFGAFYDLYSLERGRVRAVLRGRLRNFAAKERHPFVVGDRVQAMESGGEWAIEERLPRKNELLRKSKEGDAQVLCANVDQVAVLASLKNPETKDGFLDRCLAAVHLAGVIPLIVFTKSDLVDQETVAHRASVYQNLGYEVLTVSCQTGQGLDELHSRFSSKTTYLVGNSGVGKSSLVNVLSDRELQKTSQISLSTKKGKHTTTNSNFLVLDNNIILIDSPGIKEWGILHLSKGEILDSFPELRKHKELCDISDCCDAGPGCKMLLSLNQEADITIERKKSLESMLASLENPFRITRRDHLKNESKP
- a CDS encoding FecR family protein, encoding MLKSKNTLIIISFLSIAYLIACSPKTSSDHVKSEATDANAKIVWITGDVKIQSAEGERKAEFGQSVSPADTIITGKNGSVEIMVANSGIVKVSKDTELSVAALTSEEGANVKVNLNYGKIVTMVRKENKNSDFRVVTPTALAGVRGTTFLTSVENPSGGKPNCAEEHCDVKFAVLEGSVAVSKVGEDGEVILERNREITLKKNQKLTDKMILSLRPESVKQLKGLIVLKKNDVLEYNNLVDELKASSEELRILSQASTVEEARTQLQKREISKANADEVTKTAKEVNETKYVQQDVHKEKLKLNAKETF
- a CDS encoding LIC10124 family lipoprotein; this translates as MGTSSFRNLNLLSLIVILGSACSSVQKLDEPSKLIQEPYYKPIGEAANVFIYRESETDFRVRKSGHEIPVVAFSPIEYPKSVDNKLASYFEQEIGLIWKDIKYANARISKDAWKNKETLTDELKKKEADIIVFGTISESNSGWSFKFEIKDSVDDSKFGDFELSFKKPVSTEEVGNWTQAIFWKASDRIISLETKQTTVPVWDRKPDLSRIKEIVNSSVKGLLNVRASSSDTEILWKGKSLGSAPLLDIPVSEGIQEIQLVLKGKKPITKTIQVRAGKKNYLFHEWEEDKTLGAAKVISVPNGLSVSIDGYKQGETPFYRSNLTPGAYQLELLKENADGAYVYYEGVLDVKPDKVAELALPYTGQDLLSESEFWKPSGEIGFSAIGPKGLEFAKKKNLPNGWNGAYSLPFIPEEMDLEGYFLLPVDHKEGSVAVTFHFQGLSLGIEAGKEKVSIFQFPSDGKTLGTYKYKDVDKDVGRPFSFKADPKTKKLSLYLGQDKVWEGNLPVGGLWTISVLTRGEEFREKAPLKDLKILYKGYK
- a CDS encoding tetratricopeptide repeat protein encodes the protein MNRKLIYLISFLFVILFGINCASKDFRKSNAQDAILEKDIISRQKLKQASKLINEGNSAFQKEKFELALSKGKDAVNTYPTAEGYYLIGSSQYRLGKPEEAIGSLKKGTELDPENEQILLTLGIIYTSQGANNEAIDAYSKLEKLPKVDGSSYTFKKAVLLKTIGKYADAYSSLKSIPEDKFKFKAQLYMQLGDTAVQLKEYEAAESYFEKARNVDPELASAKQSASATKVASSLEKGNAALKAKNYKEAVQHFTFATQLDPKNPSPYVFLGNAKILSGDSDGAIKAFETSLKLKADYWEGYSGLASAYSKSGNHPKAIAVLEKAIPFFPKNAAIYNQIGLNQKSLGENAKAMVSFTKARELDPNYKEPVLNLVYLLASENRYKTARNELEKLKQDDEIKKVQVFLDVSELINEGDLRLRKGDTKSAKASFDKAKAKDSDDPSVYTAYGRLYQISGDSKQSEQNYLKALTLQKGNLLALQGLIRLYSAQKNQTKVNQYTKELEAVTGNDPISGIIIARTYEDKKEFEKAENVYKGLLKKYPDNESVHFRLAYLYYKIALEENEKANYDSATSWLAKAEKLTKDLPEIAEARQTIEQNRKFAEVVPTIQKANRFFDSKAYEKALPLYQSAYDKTKKLTLYIKMAECYLAMGMEEKGIHLLENSPDASKNLAAQEAINAFLLRKGEIENAEKGFHKILEKKPDSYYSHYQLGIISLQKKNYDSAIESFNRSWLLNSEFTASRIGKGIAFYNQGKGKEAKEEFESAMKADTENELAPYNIGIVLFNDNLLDQSVNIFKDIIKKNPDFPDAYFQLSYIYFKKGDLEAADAEIVKAIDLERDEKFLHARIRILSELRLKNPSNPDYKRLSLELGRELAEKYPNSPYSSTAEKLVLSDSDTPVIVQPFPNRGSLVGVPVIVNDLLLMNYGSSIEALDKNRAIRLWRITSGKPFKNVLADRRVYAFTDKTLEVRDQNSGSVFNTINLTGTFKKAAVAGDRILVETESAGKRTLTSYSDAFEESKSFSLDSKTWSASKKGQIFLVSSGQKEDKILYTDSKFSRDPEQAWTGKTDPKLLGGTDEGAFYRTDKEILYVSANGKVTKSDLKDRSASLFSVRGNSLWFTGSDKVYRIDAGSSSVAELKIEDKSVEGLLPGKKKDVIVLYKDNTAVRYGEKGEVVWTYKLAQDNDNVYSLLYH